One region of Mycolicibacterium rhodesiae NBB3 genomic DNA includes:
- a CDS encoding helicase-related protein codes for MTVPDVERILAGLKGFQRDAVEHIIERLYRSPDASGRYLVADETGLGKSVIARGVIASAIAELQDAAHINRIDVVYICSSTDLAKQNLRRLNVTGDPHLGVTSRLTMLALETRHLSSDATLSGKKVNLVSFTPGTSFEMGWQTGSQEERQLLHILLNGMDGADMLLERASALFFQGGVATVDRFEAGIASMRATLGSGPDPVIQREFTAAIKASGLRDQYDGLRDQLRGREALPPELRRDVNGLTARLRGALAAASVESLEPDLVILDEFQRFRHLIDPTSGSAASELAHHLFNYRDAKVLLLSATPYKPYTTVAGDSDDDHYRDFMTTLEFLAGGDEPALDRIRLAFSSYRQAIVAGSTALDEANTLRSELLPFMSRSERPRLQEGRDLHVRRVVSDVPTADDLRDYASLQRFARTLEAPVSLDYWKSIPYFASFMEGYRPGERARQEFESGTATAELSSSIAELRSISPAALRSYEHIDYANARLRAFAGETLDQGWWKLLWVPPSMPYFVPGEVYSNFSDGSVTKRLIFSAWSSVPTSVASLLSYEAERRMVAGSALTENTADARRAVSSRLDYVLREGRASSMSTLALFWPHPTLAELGDPLTLLDDGAPLIDAEAARNRVDERIRSLAPPSSDVRPDAVSEALFAWPGKWPDGVHRRADAAAYWLAGRGGATNDGDTESGGALREHAKIALEHTTEPRWHEDLALLAIHSPGNIAYRALARICGELDKELRTELWRAAARLANGVRTLFNRMDVLFLIDQIYGHEQPYWKSVLRYCADGNLQSVLDEYCFQLKLELAGSGVDAIALRQITDRAVEALTLRTSRYNARTTDAQFARIPITVRFALRYGSVVGDSESVRAPEVRNAFNSPFWPFVLASTSVGQEGIDFHWWSHSVVHWNLPSNPVDFEQREGRVNRFGGHAVRKNVAAIHGRTALAAAGTGNHPWQVAFDAADDRPELGEFSPWWIYPGDARVERLIVHFPLSREDAQYVRLRDSLTLYRMMLGQPRQEDMMELLRQRGVSENHVAQLDLRPPSRRKPA; via the coding sequence GTGACGGTTCCGGATGTCGAACGGATACTCGCCGGGCTCAAGGGCTTCCAGCGCGATGCTGTGGAGCACATCATCGAACGCCTCTATCGTTCGCCGGACGCCAGCGGTCGCTACTTGGTGGCAGACGAGACCGGCCTCGGCAAGAGCGTTATCGCGCGCGGCGTCATTGCGTCGGCGATCGCCGAGTTGCAGGACGCTGCGCACATCAACCGGATCGACGTCGTGTACATCTGCTCGAGCACCGATCTGGCTAAGCAGAACCTTCGCCGGCTCAATGTCACCGGCGATCCGCACCTGGGAGTCACCAGCAGGCTGACCATGCTCGCGCTCGAAACGCGGCACCTTTCGTCCGACGCAACGCTGTCCGGAAAGAAGGTCAACCTCGTGTCGTTCACGCCGGGAACGTCATTCGAGATGGGCTGGCAGACCGGATCGCAGGAGGAGCGACAGTTACTCCACATCTTGCTTAACGGCATGGATGGCGCTGACATGCTCCTCGAGCGGGCCTCGGCGTTGTTTTTCCAAGGTGGCGTAGCCACGGTCGACCGCTTCGAAGCGGGTATCGCGTCAATGCGGGCGACGTTGGGGTCCGGCCCGGACCCGGTGATTCAGCGCGAGTTCACCGCCGCCATCAAAGCGAGCGGTTTACGCGACCAGTACGACGGACTGCGTGATCAGCTGCGGGGTCGTGAAGCTCTCCCGCCCGAACTTCGCCGCGACGTGAACGGCCTCACCGCCCGATTGCGCGGAGCGCTTGCCGCCGCGAGCGTCGAATCGCTCGAGCCGGACTTAGTGATTCTCGATGAGTTCCAAAGGTTTCGGCACCTGATCGACCCGACCAGCGGCAGCGCGGCGAGCGAACTGGCGCACCACCTCTTCAACTATCGCGATGCCAAGGTGCTGCTGCTGTCGGCGACGCCCTACAAGCCGTACACGACAGTGGCCGGCGACAGCGACGACGACCACTACCGCGACTTCATGACCACGTTGGAGTTCCTTGCCGGGGGCGATGAACCGGCACTGGATCGGATACGTCTTGCGTTCAGCAGCTATCGACAAGCCATTGTGGCGGGCTCGACTGCACTCGACGAGGCGAACACTCTGCGTAGTGAGTTGCTTCCTTTCATGAGCCGTTCCGAGCGGCCGCGGCTGCAAGAGGGGCGGGATCTTCACGTCCGGCGTGTCGTGAGCGACGTACCGACCGCCGACGACTTGCGTGACTATGCGTCACTGCAGCGCTTTGCGCGGACGCTTGAGGCTCCGGTGAGTTTGGACTATTGGAAGTCCATCCCCTATTTCGCGAGCTTTATGGAGGGCTACCGCCCAGGCGAACGCGCCCGGCAGGAATTCGAGAGCGGCACGGCGACGGCGGAGTTGAGCTCGAGTATCGCCGAGCTTCGGTCTATCAGCCCCGCGGCGTTGAGAAGCTACGAGCACATCGACTACGCGAATGCGCGACTCAGGGCCTTCGCGGGAGAGACCCTGGACCAGGGCTGGTGGAAGCTGCTGTGGGTTCCGCCGTCAATGCCGTACTTCGTTCCCGGTGAGGTGTACTCCAATTTCTCCGACGGGTCCGTCACCAAACGCTTGATCTTCTCGGCATGGTCGAGCGTTCCGACGTCAGTGGCCAGCCTGCTCAGCTACGAAGCTGAACGTCGAATGGTCGCTGGATCCGCTCTAACGGAGAACACTGCGGACGCAAGGAGAGCAGTGTCGTCGCGCCTTGACTACGTGCTCAGGGAGGGGCGCGCGTCAAGCATGTCGACTCTCGCGCTGTTCTGGCCGCACCCAACGCTCGCAGAGCTAGGGGACCCGCTCACACTGCTGGACGACGGTGCGCCTTTAATCGACGCCGAGGCCGCAAGGAATCGCGTCGATGAGCGCATCCGCTCCTTGGCGCCACCCTCGTCCGACGTGCGCCCAGACGCGGTGTCGGAAGCCTTGTTCGCATGGCCGGGCAAGTGGCCAGACGGCGTGCACCGACGCGCGGACGCTGCGGCGTACTGGCTCGCGGGCCGCGGCGGCGCCACCAACGATGGAGACACCGAGTCGGGAGGAGCGCTGAGAGAACACGCCAAGATTGCGCTAGAACACACGACCGAGCCACGCTGGCACGAAGACCTTGCGCTGCTGGCCATCCACAGCCCCGGCAACATCGCTTACCGCGCGCTGGCCCGGATCTGCGGCGAGCTCGACAAGGAGCTCCGCACGGAACTCTGGCGCGCGGCCGCCAGACTGGCTAACGGCGTGCGGACCCTGTTCAACCGTATGGACGTGCTGTTTCTTATCGATCAGATTTACGGGCACGAGCAGCCGTACTGGAAGTCGGTGCTCCGATATTGCGCTGATGGCAATCTTCAGTCGGTGCTCGATGAATACTGCTTCCAATTGAAGCTCGAGCTCGCTGGCTCTGGGGTCGATGCAATTGCGTTGCGCCAGATTACCGACCGTGCGGTAGAAGCGTTGACGCTCCGTACGTCGCGGTACAACGCCCGCACCACCGACGCGCAGTTCGCAAGGATTCCGATCACAGTCCGATTTGCGCTGCGGTATGGCAGCGTCGTTGGTGACTCGGAGAGTGTGCGGGCTCCAGAGGTGCGGAATGCGTTCAACAGCCCGTTCTGGCCGTTCGTTCTCGCGTCCACGAGCGTTGGACAAGAAGGGATCGACTTCCACTGGTGGAGTCATTCGGTGGTGCATTGGAACTTGCCATCGAACCCCGTCGACTTTGAACAGCGCGAAGGCCGCGTCAACCGTTTCGGCGGACATGCGGTTCGCAAGAATGTGGCGGCGATACATGGCCGCACCGCGCTGGCGGCCGCAGGTACCGGGAACCACCCGTGGCAGGTAGCCTTTGACGCTGCTGATGACCGACCGGAACTCGGTGAGTTCTCGCCGTGGTGGATCTATCCGGGCGATGCACGGGTGGAGCGACTAATCGTCCACTTCCCGCTCAGCCGCGAGGACGCGCAGTACGTGCGGCTCCGAGACTCGTTGACGCTCTATCGCATGATGTTGGGACAGCCTCGGCAGGAGGACATGATGGAGTTGCTTCGGCAACGAGGTGTTTCTGAGAACCATGTGGCGCAGCTAGATCTCAGGCCACCGTCTCGGCGCAAGCCTGCGTAG
- a CDS encoding phospholipase D family protein — protein sequence MLEPDGRAALTEQLRPPSGFHLSYAVATTFTLDLETALSIPLAFAAHRVRESKDPIAILDAVRRAADKIDVFAQAGQIFEPRVTSDLFALLEPMIHPAQAPRRHMLFHPKVWVLEYADGAARSYRMLCASRNLTNDRSWDLVARLDGIATDATPEQSEPLAAFIRALPAMTVQPLPAGRVARVVKLGDTLATVEWERPSDVRAVRFHPYGIPGVTPEPSHNLFDGFRHAVISPFLSDDGIRRVVPPRSESVVVLSRRKQLERLDGQTLSRIEGLVLDDAANDAEDSQDNSTPQLEHLVGLHAKAYILDRRSGSHLFIGSANATEAGFGGNVEMLVEFEGPQPKLGVVALLGEPSRLRALTIPFEPEGNAEIPSDEVADHTLEQLLRSLASRRYYARVEDGDEDAYQITLSAGGAVPVPAEIGARVSLLTRPANAAPVPGDSVVFDRLALTDITPFVVIRLTDDRGVTRSAVVAASLEGDIEGRKDAVIARQLADRAAFMKLLALLLALEGGDGVFQFDPAGALGAGWAEDGSGLFETLVRAVGAEHGGLADVRRIIEHVKAADRRRSPDAPSVLPDGFDELWEQVWAAHASPAQVTAS from the coding sequence ATGCTTGAGCCCGACGGCCGCGCGGCGCTGACCGAGCAGCTTCGCCCACCGAGCGGATTCCATCTCTCTTACGCGGTAGCGACGACGTTCACGCTCGACCTCGAAACGGCCCTGTCCATTCCGTTGGCTTTCGCGGCGCACCGCGTGCGGGAGAGCAAGGATCCGATCGCGATTCTCGACGCGGTGCGCCGTGCCGCCGACAAGATCGACGTCTTCGCGCAGGCCGGCCAGATCTTCGAACCCCGCGTCACCTCAGACTTGTTCGCCCTCCTCGAACCGATGATCCATCCTGCCCAAGCGCCGCGCCGACACATGCTCTTTCATCCGAAGGTGTGGGTGCTTGAGTATGCCGATGGCGCCGCTCGAAGCTACCGAATGCTCTGCGCCAGCAGAAATCTAACCAACGATCGAAGTTGGGACCTCGTCGCGAGGCTCGACGGCATAGCGACCGATGCCACCCCTGAGCAGAGCGAGCCACTCGCTGCGTTTATTCGTGCATTGCCTGCAATGACTGTGCAACCGCTGCCGGCCGGTCGCGTCGCCCGGGTTGTGAAACTCGGCGACACCTTGGCAACAGTCGAGTGGGAACGCCCAAGCGATGTGAGGGCAGTGCGATTCCATCCCTATGGAATCCCTGGGGTGACGCCCGAGCCCTCGCACAATCTCTTCGATGGCTTCCGCCATGCAGTGATCTCGCCGTTCTTGAGCGACGACGGCATCCGCCGGGTCGTGCCGCCGCGATCCGAATCCGTCGTCGTCCTCTCCCGCCGTAAGCAACTCGAACGGCTCGACGGCCAGACACTTAGCCGAATCGAGGGCCTCGTTCTCGATGACGCCGCCAACGACGCCGAAGATTCCCAGGATAATTCGACGCCCCAGCTGGAGCACCTTGTCGGACTGCACGCCAAGGCCTACATCCTCGACCGGCGGTCCGGATCTCACCTATTCATCGGATCTGCGAACGCGACGGAGGCTGGGTTCGGAGGCAATGTCGAGATGCTGGTGGAGTTCGAAGGTCCGCAGCCAAAGCTCGGAGTGGTTGCGCTCCTTGGCGAACCGTCGCGGCTCCGCGCCCTGACGATTCCGTTCGAGCCGGAGGGCAACGCGGAGATCCCGTCCGACGAGGTTGCCGATCATACGCTCGAACAGCTGCTGCGATCGCTGGCCTCTCGGCGCTACTACGCCCGCGTGGAGGATGGCGACGAAGATGCCTACCAAATAACGCTGTCCGCAGGGGGCGCGGTCCCAGTGCCAGCCGAGATTGGTGCGAGAGTCTCACTCCTGACACGCCCGGCCAACGCCGCCCCCGTGCCGGGCGATTCCGTCGTCTTCGACCGCCTGGCGCTCACGGACATCACGCCGTTTGTAGTTATCCGGCTCACCGATGATCGCGGTGTGACCCGCTCGGCGGTTGTTGCCGCGTCGCTCGAAGGCGATATCGAAGGGCGCAAGGACGCCGTGATCGCCCGACAGCTCGCCGATCGCGCGGCGTTCATGAAACTCTTGGCGCTTCTCCTTGCGCTAGAGGGCGGAGACGGCGTGTTTCAGTTTGACCCAGCCGGAGCCCTGGGTGCGGGATGGGCCGAGGATGGCAGCGGACTATTCGAAACGCTCGTTCGGGCAGTCGGAGCCGAGCACGGCGGACTCGCCGATGTGCGGCGCATCATCGAGCACGTGAAGGCCGCGGACCGTCGGCGCTCGCCGGACGCACCGTCTGTGCTACCCGACGGATTCGACGAGCTATGGGAACAGGTGTGGGCCGCCCACGCAAGCCCGGCGCAAGTGACCGCATCGTGA
- a CDS encoding DUF3427 domain-containing protein, with amino-acid sequence MDIGVYESLLTEGLNEQIQTRPDLVPAYGTIDDAEQSLVIARHLGPVIERSLRSASNAEERAQLVSRILAVLRATWAEAEALHLIEPGKITRLDEVASTAALDRVRLPRPATPFSDAALMTNARDEPTLAAELRAEMGSADEVDLLCAFVKWQGLRLLEDQLKELQRRGVPLRVITTTYLGATDARALDALVNEFGAEVRVNYETDRTRLHAKAWLLRRKTGFHTAYVGSSNLSHAALVDGLEWNVRLSAISTPHLIERFRATFDSYWESREFELYSPSRDGDRLRAALETASGNRTSDRVIVTLSGLEVHPKPYQAEMLEQLDAERTIHDRHRNLVVAATGTGKTVVAALDYRRLVRDVHNRDLTLLFVAHRKEILQQSRRIYQEVLTDATFGEMLVDGQEPTQWRHVFASIQSLSQRRLSGIDPKHFDVVVVDEFHHAEAISYRRLLDRVDPVELLGLTATPERADGVDVREFFGGRVAAELRLWEALEQNLLCPFHYFGIHDGTDLEGIQWKRGGYDLSALNSLYTGNDARTRIVLKELRDKVSDVGTMRALGFCVSVDHARYMAQRFVQAGIPARAVSAETLATDRREALQALRNREINVVFAVDLFNEGLDIPEVDTVLFLRPTESATVFLQQLGRGLRLIRGKTVLTALDFVGHQRREFRFDQRFRAMTGVGGKALQRQVEEGFPFLPSGSQIILDRVAQTMVLENIRQQVAPRWAALVSEVRAHPDDRLASYLDASGRAIEDILRNNRSWTTLCREAGKINRPTGARETDLVKRVRALAHVDDRRRWATYKSMLDGRIDTSTPAEQRMAEMLFFSLFPNGGGFDSIATGLELLRNESVAEEMRQVVDIAFDTARRTTYGLWSVTPDLEDVPLEMHATYSREEILAALGFVSLQRTPSTMREGVAWCPAVNADAFLITLKKSDRDYSPTTMYRDFALSPDLFHWESQSTTSSASPTGQRYIHHRDRGSHILLFVREAKTNALGASPYIFLGPADYVSHEGDRPMAITWRLHKSMPTEVFQASTVAVA; translated from the coding sequence GTGGACATCGGAGTTTACGAATCGCTGCTGACCGAGGGGCTCAACGAGCAGATCCAGACGCGCCCCGATCTCGTGCCGGCGTACGGGACGATCGACGACGCGGAGCAATCGCTCGTGATCGCGAGACATCTGGGGCCTGTGATCGAGAGATCGTTGCGCTCCGCGTCCAATGCCGAAGAACGCGCGCAGCTGGTTAGTCGCATCCTTGCTGTTCTGCGGGCCACGTGGGCTGAAGCAGAGGCGCTCCACCTCATAGAGCCTGGCAAGATCACGCGACTAGACGAAGTCGCGAGCACAGCAGCGCTCGACCGTGTTCGCCTGCCCCGCCCCGCGACGCCCTTCTCTGATGCCGCCCTGATGACGAACGCGCGTGATGAGCCGACTCTGGCGGCTGAACTGCGTGCCGAGATGGGCAGTGCAGATGAGGTTGATCTCCTGTGCGCTTTCGTCAAATGGCAGGGTCTTCGCCTGCTCGAGGATCAACTCAAAGAACTGCAACGACGAGGCGTGCCACTGCGTGTCATCACCACGACCTACCTCGGGGCCACCGACGCACGCGCGCTTGACGCCTTGGTGAACGAATTCGGCGCCGAAGTCCGGGTCAACTACGAAACCGATCGAACGCGACTTCATGCGAAGGCGTGGCTGCTCCGACGTAAGACCGGGTTTCATACCGCGTACGTCGGCTCGAGCAACTTGTCCCATGCCGCGCTCGTTGACGGTCTCGAATGGAACGTGCGGCTGTCCGCAATTTCTACTCCGCACCTGATCGAGAGGTTCCGCGCAACCTTCGATTCCTACTGGGAGAGCCGCGAATTCGAGCTTTACTCACCGAGCCGGGACGGCGACCGGCTACGGGCCGCCCTCGAAACCGCGTCGGGTAACCGCACCAGCGATCGCGTCATCGTGACGCTTTCGGGCCTTGAGGTGCATCCTAAGCCCTACCAAGCTGAAATGCTCGAACAGCTGGATGCCGAACGGACGATCCACGACCGGCATCGCAATCTCGTCGTGGCAGCTACCGGGACCGGCAAGACTGTCGTCGCGGCCCTCGACTACCGGCGTTTGGTTCGTGACGTCCATAACCGCGACTTGACGCTTCTGTTCGTCGCGCATCGCAAAGAGATCCTCCAGCAGTCCCGGCGGATTTATCAGGAGGTGCTCACCGACGCGACATTCGGTGAGATGTTGGTCGACGGTCAAGAACCAACGCAATGGCGCCACGTATTCGCGAGCATCCAATCGCTGTCACAACGTCGGCTCTCTGGGATCGATCCCAAGCACTTCGATGTGGTCGTGGTCGACGAGTTTCACCACGCGGAAGCGATTTCCTATCGGCGCTTGCTTGACCGCGTAGATCCCGTGGAGCTCCTCGGGCTCACCGCCACGCCCGAACGCGCAGACGGTGTGGACGTTCGGGAGTTCTTCGGCGGGCGCGTTGCCGCGGAGCTGCGGCTGTGGGAGGCCCTCGAGCAGAACCTCCTTTGCCCCTTCCATTACTTCGGCATTCACGACGGAACAGACCTCGAAGGCATCCAATGGAAACGCGGTGGGTATGACCTCTCGGCTTTGAATAGCCTCTACACCGGCAACGATGCACGCACCCGAATTGTCTTGAAGGAGCTGCGTGACAAGGTATCCGATGTCGGAACGATGCGCGCCCTAGGCTTCTGTGTGAGCGTCGACCACGCACGGTATATGGCCCAACGCTTCGTCCAAGCCGGCATACCTGCCCGAGCAGTCTCGGCCGAGACATTAGCGACTGATCGCAGAGAAGCACTGCAAGCGTTGAGAAATCGCGAGATAAACGTCGTGTTTGCTGTCGATCTGTTTAATGAAGGTCTCGATATTCCAGAGGTCGATACCGTTCTCTTCCTTCGTCCGACTGAAAGCGCAACCGTCTTCCTGCAGCAGTTGGGTCGCGGTCTACGACTGATCCGAGGCAAGACGGTGCTGACAGCATTGGACTTCGTCGGGCATCAGCGTCGCGAGTTCCGGTTCGACCAACGGTTCCGCGCGATGACTGGGGTTGGCGGGAAGGCGTTGCAACGACAGGTCGAGGAAGGTTTTCCATTCCTGCCGTCGGGCAGCCAGATCATTTTGGATCGCGTGGCACAGACCATGGTGCTCGAGAACATCCGACAGCAGGTGGCACCGAGGTGGGCTGCGTTGGTATCGGAGGTTAGAGCTCATCCGGATGACCGATTGGCCTCTTACCTCGATGCGTCCGGTCGCGCGATCGAAGACATCTTGCGCAACAACCGCTCGTGGACCACTCTCTGCAGAGAAGCCGGCAAAATCAACCGCCCAACGGGTGCTCGCGAAACCGACCTGGTCAAGCGAGTGCGGGCACTTGCGCATGTCGACGACCGACGCAGATGGGCCACATACAAGTCGATGCTCGACGGACGGATCGATACGTCCACCCCAGCCGAACAACGGATGGCCGAAATGCTGTTCTTCTCGCTGTTCCCGAACGGGGGAGGATTCGACAGTATCGCAACGGGTCTCGAGCTCCTTCGAAACGAATCTGTCGCCGAAGAGATGAGACAAGTCGTTGACATCGCTTTCGACACTGCACGCCGAACCACATACGGCCTATGGAGCGTGACTCCCGACCTCGAAGATGTGCCGCTCGAAATGCACGCGACATACTCCCGCGAGGAGATTCTCGCGGCGCTAGGTTTCGTTTCCCTGCAGAGGACGCCAAGCACAATGCGTGAGGGTGTGGCTTGGTGCCCGGCGGTGAACGCCGACGCGTTCCTCATCACGCTGAAAAAGTCCGATCGCGATTACTCGCCGACCACGATGTACCGCGACTTCGCCTTGAGTCCAGACCTGTTCCACTGGGAGTCGCAGTCGACGACCTCGTCGGCGTCGCCGACGGGACAGAGATATATCCACCATCGCGACCGAGGGTCCCACATTCTGCTGTTCGTCCGCGAGGCCAAAACGAACGCGCTGGGGGCGTCGCCCTACATTTTCCTCGGTCCCGCCGATTACGTATCCCATGAAGGTGATCGACCGATGGCCATCACCTGGCGGCTCCATAAATCGATGCCGACAGAGGTCTTTCAGGCGTCGACGGTTGCAGTCGCATGA
- a CDS encoding DUF6308 family protein, which yields MVTTDMGTSPQAIQVGRVTVPFEKARDWISKYTDPANIAAKRPYAYPAYDTYESQRNDPRKLSDADLLAPGLLNVPVKIRSYYDLQRVRPQLEAGLANRDLESPLAEVEDPDRIAAMVEPLYAVLDDPQFKPWNVNATTLSKVLHRKRPASLVLHDRWINACYVGPDGPVHPAEKRSWADYMTEVTIAVGSDLRAQGAAFDLLGDATNSSETLSHVRLLDIVAWTSRGAMTSEPAEH from the coding sequence GTGGTGACAACTGATATGGGCACATCGCCGCAAGCGATACAGGTCGGCAGAGTGACGGTGCCATTTGAAAAGGCGCGAGATTGGATCAGCAAGTACACCGACCCTGCAAACATCGCGGCGAAGCGCCCGTATGCCTATCCCGCGTACGACACCTACGAGTCACAGCGGAATGACCCGCGAAAGCTCTCAGATGCGGACCTGCTTGCCCCGGGGCTCCTGAATGTTCCAGTGAAGATCCGCTCGTACTACGATCTCCAGCGAGTCCGGCCACAGCTGGAAGCCGGGCTAGCAAATAGAGATCTTGAATCTCCACTTGCCGAGGTCGAGGACCCAGACCGCATCGCGGCGATGGTTGAACCCCTGTATGCAGTTCTTGACGATCCTCAATTCAAGCCATGGAATGTCAACGCCACCACGCTTTCCAAGGTGCTGCATCGTAAGCGACCAGCGTCATTGGTCCTCCACGATCGGTGGATCAACGCATGCTACGTAGGTCCCGATGGGCCGGTCCATCCGGCAGAAAAGCGATCGTGGGCGGACTACATGACCGAAGTCACCATCGCCGTCGGAAGCGACTTACGCGCTCAGGGCGCGGCGTTCGACCTACTGGGGGACGCGACGAATTCGTCTGAAACCTTGTCGCACGTTCGACTGCTCGACATAGTCGCCTGGACTTCGAGAGGTGCGATGACGAGCGAGCCCGCAGAGCACTAG
- a CDS encoding DUF6361 family protein: MTSLIAWLDASSEDQRRMREIVNLFSERESRDELGIGQVRDALSDALWPGTSTLFTRARYFLFIPWCFRAAAEARNDVDKAAALADRNERVLITALKAAKETDGVIGGTVGMAVKNLPSALYWGGMRTHGILNDPTLSRDDTIAAEVDRVHTRRPVAVQYEDEVASTWHDGGFHPTLPVAPEGFPTELPDGFRMRQSESAWLRDRMLASSPDTMLEYALQHRPDKESEFPWTDTVLKGADGERARVLDDARRFSTLMNSASLVYNLLLAEAYEREGFDRVENPVDDYRERLDRWAETPNLAHDIASWDRADFWSRVLQRNPNVNMRSRRFIDEWLDLIANTDLSALAVDSSIRAFIGRREREHKRSQARLTNKRLLQAWLGSSGSRPLVYRWTQMRPIIHDIHDGLERIDA; encoded by the coding sequence GTGACATCCCTCATCGCGTGGCTCGACGCGTCGAGCGAGGATCAGCGTCGCATGCGCGAGATCGTCAACCTGTTCAGCGAGCGGGAGAGCCGCGACGAGCTCGGTATCGGCCAGGTCCGCGACGCGCTCAGTGACGCGCTATGGCCAGGTACGTCAACGCTGTTCACACGTGCGAGGTACTTTCTTTTCATTCCGTGGTGTTTCCGGGCTGCGGCCGAGGCGCGCAACGACGTCGACAAGGCGGCTGCGCTCGCGGACCGGAACGAGCGGGTTCTGATCACTGCGCTCAAGGCCGCCAAGGAGACAGACGGTGTCATCGGCGGCACTGTCGGCATGGCAGTGAAGAACTTGCCGTCCGCCTTGTACTGGGGTGGCATGCGGACGCACGGCATCCTCAATGACCCCACCCTCAGCCGGGATGACACCATTGCCGCTGAGGTCGACCGAGTCCACACCCGTCGCCCCGTCGCTGTCCAGTACGAGGACGAGGTCGCTTCGACATGGCACGACGGTGGATTTCACCCCACCTTGCCTGTTGCGCCGGAAGGCTTTCCGACGGAGCTGCCCGATGGCTTCAGGATGAGGCAATCCGAATCTGCGTGGCTGCGCGATCGGATGCTTGCTAGCTCGCCGGACACGATGCTGGAGTACGCACTCCAGCATCGTCCTGACAAAGAGAGCGAGTTCCCCTGGACCGACACAGTGCTCAAAGGTGCTGATGGGGAACGGGCCCGGGTGCTCGACGATGCCCGCCGCTTCTCTACCTTAATGAACAGCGCATCACTCGTGTACAACCTGCTCCTGGCCGAAGCCTACGAACGCGAGGGGTTCGACCGCGTGGAGAATCCCGTCGACGACTACCGGGAGCGCCTCGACCGATGGGCGGAAACCCCCAACCTCGCACACGACATCGCCTCGTGGGACCGCGCCGATTTCTGGTCGCGAGTTCTTCAAAGGAATCCCAACGTCAACATGCGCTCGCGTCGATTCATCGATGAATGGCTTGATCTGATTGCTAACACCGATCTTTCGGCACTCGCGGTCGACAGCTCGATCAGGGCGTTCATCGGCCGACGCGAGCGGGAGCACAAGCGTTCACAGGCCCGGTTGACCAACAAGCGCCTGCTCCAGGCCTGGCTCGGTTCGTCCGGAAGTCGCCCGCTGGTTTATCGGTGGACACAGATGCGGCCGATCATCCACGACATCCATGATGGCTTGGAGCGAATCGATGCTTGA